One genomic segment of Hordeum vulgare subsp. vulgare chromosome 2H, MorexV3_pseudomolecules_assembly, whole genome shotgun sequence includes these proteins:
- the LOC123429111 gene encoding GDSL esterase/lipase At5g45910-like produces the protein MHKLVCAALLLLSWSKQAISSPSGAPRYRSIFSFGDSFADTGNNPAVFGWYSVFDPVTWPPYGTSFFGRPTGRNGDGRLIIDFIAENLGLPYVPPTLAHNGSFRRGANFAVGAATALDASFFHERDIPGGASKFPLNTSLGVQLEWFESMKPSLCRTARECKKFFSRSLFLVGEFGVNDYHFSFQRKTVQEVRSFVPDVITTISIAIERLITHGARSLVVPGVIPSGCSPPILTKFANAPPAAYNSETGCLTAHNELGLHHNTLLQAELDSLRAKHSNVRIIYADFFGPIMEMVESPHKFGFEDDVLMVCCGGPGRYGLNSTVPCGDAAATTCPDPSARLYWDGVHLTEAANRHVADVWLGEINSSTGASRKQGTKGPCRLGRHKI, from the exons ATGCACAAGCTCGTATGCGCCGCTTTGCTCCTCCTCTCGTGGTCCAAGCAGGCGATCTCTTCCCCCTCCGGCGCCCCTCGCTACAGGTCCATTTTCAGCTTTGGCGACTCCTTCGCCGACACGGGCAACAACCCCGCCGTCTTCGGATGGTACTCCGTCTTCGACCCCGTCACGTGGCCTCCCTACGGCACCAGCTTCTTCGGTCGCCCCACCGGTCGCAACGGCGATGGCCGGCTCATCATCGACTTCATCG CGGAAAACCTGGGCCTGCCGTATGTGCCGCCCACCCTGGCGCACAACGGCAGCTTCCGCCGAGGTGCTAACTTCGCCGTCGGAGCCGCCACCGCCCTCGACGCCAGTTTCTTCCACGAGAGAGACATCCCCGGTGGCGCCAGCAAGTTCCCCCTCAACACCAGCCTAGGCGTGCAGCTGGAGTGGTTCGAGTCCATGAAGCCTTCCTTGTGCCGCACAGCTCGAG AGTGCAAGAAATTCTTCAGCAGATCCCTCTTCTTGGTGGGCGAGTTCGGAGTCAATGACTATCACTTCTCTTTCCAACGGAAAACCGTGCAGGAAGTCAGGTCCTTCGTTCCAGATGTTATTACCACCATCTCCATCGCCATCGAG AGGTTGATCACGCACGGAGCAAGGAGCCTCGTGGTTCCCGGCGTGATCCCGTCGGGATGCTCGCCGCCTATTCTGACCAAGTTTGCCAACGCCCCACCGGCAGCATACAACTCCGAAACCGGCTGTCTGACAGCGCACAACGAGCTCGGGCTGCACCACAACACGCTGCTGCAGGCGGAGCTGGACAGTCTCCGAGCCAAGCACAGCAATGTCAGGATCATCTACGCCGATTTCTTCGGCCCaatcatggagatggtggagtcgCCGCACAAGTTCG GTTTTGAAGACGACGTACTAATGGTGTGCTGTGGAGGGCCTGGAAGGTACGGATTGAACTCGACGGTTCCATGCGGCGATGCAGCCGCGACGACGTGCCCGGATCCGTCTGCTCGGCTGTACTGGGACGGCGTCCACCTGACGGAGGCGGCTAACCGGCACGTTGCCGATGTCTGGCTTGGCGAGATCAACTCGTCCACAGGAGCCAGCCGAAAGCAGGGTACAAAGGGGCCATGTCGACTGGGCCGTCACAAAATATAG